Genomic window (Gloeothece verrucosa PCC 7822):
AAAAACCATCGGTTTTCCATATCCTTCCGCCCTAATGTGAATTTTAGTCGAGAAACCACCAACGCTACGCCCTAATGCTTGATTTTCTTGCCCCCTTTTGCCCCGGCTGCGTGTTGATGCGCTCGAATTACTGTACTGTCGCCCATGTGGACACGAGAGTCTATCTTTCCCTCCAAATCGGCGATCGTTTGCAGTTTTGCCAAGAGTTCGTCCCAAATTCCGGCTTTTCGCCATCGATAAAATCGGCGAAATGACGGTGCTGTGAACTCCATAGCAGGGCGGTAAATCCCTCCAAGGCGCACCCGTTCTTAAAATCCAGAGTATTCCATTAATTACCTGCCTGTGGTACTGCCCTGGCCTTCCTGTTTTAGGTTTTTGAGGTGGGAGTAAGGGTTCCAATTTTTTCCATTGCTCGTCAGTCAAATCTCCTCTTCCAATTTCCGGAT
Coding sequences:
- a CDS encoding IS5 family transposase — its product is MAAIAKYINPEIGRGDLTDEQWKKLEPLLPPQKPKTGRPGQYHRQVINGILWILRTGAPWRDLPPCYGVHSTVISPILSMAKSRNLGRTLGKTANDRRFGGKDRLSCPHGRQYSNSSASTRSRGKRGQENQALGRSVGGFSTKIHIRAEGYGKPMVFALTSGERHDTIGFDDLFKGGKVKRIGRGRPKSRFRYFLGDKGYSSQAIREKLRRQRITPIIPRKSKEKRRERFNRGLYRERNRVERLINRLKQFRRIATRYEKYAHNYLAMLANTK